DNA from Gemmatimonadaceae bacterium:
GCGGCGTCGCACGACGCGATGATGCAGCGGAAGGCGAGCCGGAAGAACTTCACGCTCGCGGCGAACGAGATCGGGATCGACAACTTTGCGTTCGCGCCCTCACCGTTGACCGTGAAGGCCGGCACGACCGTGACGTGGATCAACAAGGACGACGTGCCCCATCTCATCGTGAGCACGCAGGCCAAGTTCAAGCCGTCGACCGTTCTGGACACGGACCAGCGTTTCAGCGTGACGCTCGCCAAGCCGGGCACCTACGCGTACTACTGCTCGTTGCATCCGATGATGCAGGGGAAGATCGTCGTGGAGTAGCGTCGAGCGCGGAGCCGCAACACGAGAGAGGGGACTCGCGATTGGCGAGTCCCCTCTCTCGTTTGCCCGGACCTTCGCGATCTACGATCAGTAGCGGCGGCGGCTCGCGACGCGCCGACCGGCGACAATGCTCAACTCGTAGAGCGCGTACAGCGGCGCGGCCATGGCGATCGTCGTCCACACCAGATCGCCCGGCGTGAGCAGCGCGCCAACCAGCACGCTGCCGAACAGCGCGACGCGACGGAGCTCGACCAAGCGTTGCGGCGTCACGATGTCCAGCC
Protein-coding regions in this window:
- a CDS encoding twin-arginine translocase subunit TatC, with amino-acid sequence PLAVQWLMGLQTDALTPIITAREYFSFAVDMALAFGLGFQLPIVVVGLVWLDIVTPQRLVELRRVALFGSVLVGALLTPGDLVWTTIAMAAPLYALYELSIVAGRRVASRRRY